Proteins from a genomic interval of Coccinella septempunctata chromosome 2, icCocSept1.1, whole genome shotgun sequence:
- the LOC123307010 gene encoding uncharacterized protein LOC123307010 has protein sequence MGFFTNIKHTYGNRTHYLLKKLSNETMKLASIKNRRIFLLQCRSRGIFPKHITNNIGCLLLLQTEDHPYRRKVENISMIFRRSVLNIEIDITEWKYRKLLRSIHELKDLLDGLLPQEIFLNILRMNQTKFDKKFEMIKRGNLKKVEELLNATASFLIKDSNKFIYNYTQAVLPDSVHRILSLGPKFGLPLNISEIPIHTIIKDLEYCISNLESDEDERNRLRASTTNILTNFYRRYEMPKFTKRLMQEVHETKQFLKTHTDLLVGRSDKGKSTVIMLKKDYEEKIQEMLSDRNIYKPTCKDPTMKYQKRVNEFAKKLVENQFISKTLSKKIMTHNSVPPKIYGLRKTHKENFALRPIVSCVNAPCYNLATFLHQILLPVTTTFNYKVKSSFEFVKNLNNVQLPDHYKLISLDVISLFTNIPKGLVLSTLSKRWSYISAYTNIPKKIFLEMIEFYFDSSYFSFGGNIYLQLDGSAMGNPLSPILAEIAMDELVSSVLANLPFVLPFFWLYVDDSITAVPEEEFDTILDYFNAFNPKLQFTMETERDNKLAFLDVEVHRKECGTLLTNWFTKPTSSGRILNYHSYNPIGHKLSTVKGLLHRMMNLSHHTFHDSNLRTIKNILKMNNYPNTFVNKCLNSYFRQHRAFNNSEKPPYPPSVYTRV, from the exons ATGGGTTTTTTCACTAACATCAAGCACACATACGGCAACAGGACACATTACTTACTGAAAAAGCTATCAAATGAGACTATGAAGCTTGCTTCAATCAAGAATAGGCGAATATTTCTCCTACAATGCAGGAGCAGAGGAATTTTCCCTAAACATATCACCAATAATATTGGGTGCTTATTACTCCTTCAAACAGAAGATCACCCCTATAGGAGGAAAGTAGAAAACATTTCGATGATCTTCCGGAGATCAGTCCTTAATATTGAAATAGATATTACAGAATGGAAGTACAGAAAGCTCTTACGCTCCATACATGAACTTAAAGACCTTTTAGATGGACTCCTGCCACAGGAGATATTTTTAAACATTCTAAGAATGAACCAAACTAAATTTGACAAGAAATTCGAAATGATAAAGAGAGGAAATTTAAAAAAGGTGGAGGAACTGTTGAATGCCACGGCGAGTTTTCTGATAAAAGATAGTAATAAATTCATATACAACTACACCCAAGCGGTCTTGCCGGATTCAGTACACAGAATTTTATCGTTAGGACCTAAGTTCGGCCTTCCCCTAAATATCTCAGAAATTCCAATTCATACCATAATAAAGGACCTGGAGTATTGTATATCTAATCTTGAAAGTGACGAAGATGAGAGGAATAGACTGAGAGCGTCCACTACCAACATTCTGACCAATTTTTACAGGAGATACGAAATGCCCAAATTCACGAAAAGACTGATGCAGGAGGTGCATGAAACCAAACAGTTTCTTAAAACCCACACAGACTTATTGGTGGGACGGTCAGACAAGGGGAAATCAACAGTTATCATGCTCAAAAAGGACTATGAagagaaaattcaagaaatgcTTAGTGACAGAAACATCTATAAACCAACCTGCAAAGATCCTACcatgaaatatcaaaaacgtGTGAATGAGTTTGCAAAAAAGTTGGTAGAGAATCAGTTTATAAGTAAAACACTTAGCAAGAAGATTATGACTCACAATTCGGTCCCCCCTAAGATCTACGGGTTGAGAAAAACACATAAAGAAAATTTTGCCTTAAGACCAATTGTTAGCTGTGTTAACGCCCCTTGTTATAACTTGGCAACCTTTTTACATCAGATACTCTTACCAGTAACAACAACTTTCAATTACAAGGTGAAGAGTTCATTTGAGTTTGTGAAGAACTTAAACAATGTACAGCTGCCTGATCACTACAAGCTCATTTCATTAGATGTCATTTCCCTCTTTACAAATATTCCAAAAGGGTTAGTTCTGAGCACACTCTCTAAACGATGGTCTTACATATCCGCATATACGAACATTCCAAAGAAGATATTTCTAGAAATGATCGAGTTTTATTTCGATTCGAGTTACTTCAGTTTTGGAGGGAACATATATTTACAGCTAGACGGAAGTGCCATGGGCAACCCTCTTAGTCCAATTCTAGCAGAGATAGCAATGGATGAGTTGGTGTCTTCGGTGTTGGCGAACTTGCCTTTTGTTCTTCCCTTCTTCTGGTTATACGTGGATGATTCGATCACAGCAGTGCCCGAGGAGGAATTCGATACCATCCTAGATTACTTCAATGCATTCAACCCAAAACTTCAGTTTACCATGGAGACAGAAAGAGATAATAAACTAGCCTTTCTAGATGTTGAAGTACATAGAAAAGAGTGTGGAACCCTACTTACGAATTGGTTCACCAAGCCAACTAGCTCGGGCAGAATTTTAAATTACCACTCCTACAACCCTATTGGCCATAAGTTGAGTACTGTTAAGGGTTTACTTCACAGAATGATGAACCTCAGTCACCATACCTTTCATGACTCCAATTTGAGAACTATTAAAAACATTCTCAAGATGAACAATTACCCGAATACCTTCGTGAATAAGTGCTTAAATTCTTACTTCAGACAACATAGGGCCTTTAACAACTCAGAAAAGCCTCCGT ATCCACCAAGTGTTTATACACGCGTTTGA
- the LOC123307011 gene encoding uncharacterized protein LOC123307011 translates to MNQTKFDKKFEMIKRGILKKVEELLNATASFLIKDSNKFIYNYTQAVLPDSVHRILSLGPKFGLPLNISEIPIHTIIKDLEYCISNLESDEDERNRLRASTTNILTNFYRRYEMPKFTKRLMQEVHETKQFLKTHTDLLVGRSEKGNSTVIMLKKDYEEKMQEMLSDRNIYKPTCKDPTMKYQKRVNEFAKKLVENQFISKTLSKKIMTHNSVPPKIYGLRKTHKENFALRPIVSCVNAPCYNLATFLHQILLPVTTTFNYKVKSSFEFVKNLNNVQLPDHYKLISLDVISLFTNIPKGLVLSTLSKRWSYISAYTNIPKKIFLEMIEFYFDSSYFSFGGNIYLQLDGSAMGNPLSPILAEIAMDELVSSVLANLPFVLPFFWLYVDDSITAVPEEEFDTILDYFNAFNPKLQFTMETERDNKLAFLDVEVHRKECGTLLTNWFTKPTSSGRILNYHSYNPIGHKLSTVKGLLHRMMNLSHHTFHDSNLRTIKNILKMNNYPNTFVNKCSNSYFRQHRAFNNSEKPSYPPSVYTRV, encoded by the exons ATGAACCAAACTAAATTTGACAAGAAATTCGAAATGATAAAGAGAGGAATTTTAAAAAAGGTGGAGGAACTGTTGAATGCCACGGCGAGTTTTCTGATAAAAGATAGTAATAAATTCATATACAACTACACCCAAGCGGTCTTGCCGGATTCAGTACACAGAATTTTATCGTTAGGACCTAAGTTCGGCCTTCCCCTAAATATCTCAGAAATTCCAATTCATACCATAATAAAGGACCTGGAGTATTGTATATCTAATCTTGAAAGTGACGAAGATGAGAGGAATAGACTGAGAGCGTCCACTACCAACATTCTGACCAATTTTTACAGGAGATACGAAATGCCCAAATTCACGAAAAGACTGATGCAGGAGGTGCATGAAACCAAACAGTTTCTTAAAACCCACACAGACTTATTGGTGGGACGGTCAGAGAAGGGGAACTCAACAGTTATCATGCTCAAAAAGGACTATGAAGAGAAAATGCAAGAAATGCTTAGTGACAGAAACATCTATAAACCAACCTGCAAAGATCCTACcatgaaatatcaaaaacgtGTGAATGAGTTTGCAAAAAAGTTGGTAGAGAATCAGTTTATAAGTAAAACACTTAGCAAGAAGATTATGACTCACAATTCGGTCCCCCCTAAGATCTACGGGTTGAGAAAAACACATAAAGAAAATTTTGCCTTAAGACCAATTGTTAGCTGTGTTAACGCCCCTTGTTATAACTTGGCAACCTTTTTACATCAGATACTCTTACCAGTAACAACAACTTTCAATTACAAGGTGAAGAGTTCATTTGAGTTTGTGAAGAACTTAAACAATGTACAGCTGCCTGATCACTACAAGCTCATTTCATTAGATGTCATTTCCCTCTTTACAAATATTCCAAAAGGGTTAGTTCTGAGCACACTCTCTAAACGATGGTCTTACATATCCGCATATACGAACATTCCAAAGAAGATATTTCTAGAAATGATCGAGTTTTATTTCGATTCGAGTTACTTCAGTTTTGGAGGGAACATATATTTACAGCTAGACGGAAGTGCCATGGGCAACCCTCTTAGTCCAATTCTAGCAGAGATAGCAATGGATGAGTTGGTGTCTTCGGTGTTGGCGAACTTGCCTTTTGTTCTTCCCTTCTTCTGGTTATACGTGGATGATTCGATCACAGCAGTGCCCGAGGAGGAATTCGATACCATCCTAGATTACTTCAATGCATTCAACCCAAAACTTCAGTTTACCATGGAGACAGAAAGAGATAATAAACTAGCCTTTCTAGATGTTGAAGTACATAGAAAAGAGTGTGGAACCCTACTTACGAATTGGTTCACCAAGCCAACTAGCTCGGGCAGAATTTTAAATTACCACTCCTACAACCCTATTGGCCATAAGTTGAGTACTGTTAAGGGTTTACTTCACAGAATGATGAACCTCAGTCACCATACCTTTCATGACTCCAATTTGAGAACTATTAAAAACATTCTCAAGATGAACAATTACCCGAATACATTCGTGAATAAGTGCTCAAATTCTTACTTCAGACAACATAGGGCCTTTAACAACTCAGAAAAGCCTTCGT ATCCACCAAGTGTTTATACACGCGTTTGA